In the genome of Aspergillus luchuensis IFO 4308 DNA, chromosome 2, nearly complete sequence, one region contains:
- a CDS encoding uncharacterized protein (COG:S;~EggNog:ENOG410Q2I3;~InterPro:IPR029058,IPR018712;~PFAM:PF09994;~antiSMASH:Cluster_2.7): MSLDPCNCLCPPDRPTRELVLCFDGTGNTFRVDGGDSNILKIFRMLDRKKENRYCYYQPGIGEDIRPGTFANAAVRPFSNIAPNAIIDEALATSFAQHVIYGYRFLARRWIPGSHIYLFGFSRGAYTARFLNEMLDFIGLISADNEEIMPLVWEAFTSYKFANSGKESEQAEYFLRMCRDTMCRSVGRVHFLGLFDTVNSVAKFNIYDDHRDMRIQPKPRIMRHAVSIDERRIKFQPVLFEKLRAHGRIGRVSTWAERADVEFWGSDLTASPETEFEEVYFSGDHSDVGGGWPRELGRDYVASQIPLMWMVEESIEAGLTYEPEQLHKLGCFDFRRQEHSNPEVIHQAERAILHDSLMYDSGKTLETLFWRVLECLPIKRPKVAPDGRVQSTRWHVGGLRRPLPQGAKLHYSVIERLKRDPDYRPYNLGVGNMAEVDEVIEGWRHIVHDKDSGHDKEIEEAEEVPGDERTRRRRTLCEYYVWKREAVDGRPRTRRSDLCC; the protein is encoded by the exons ATGAGTCTCGACCCGTGCAACTGCTTGTGCCCGCCAGACCGTCCGACGCGAGAGCTGGTTCTCTGTTTCGATGGAACAGGGAACACGTTCCGCGTGGACGGCGGGGATAGCAACATTCTCAAGATCTTCCGCATGCTAGACCGCAAGAAGGAAAACCGAT ACTGTTACTACCAGC CCGGTATTGGAGAAGACATCAGGCCTGGGACCTTCGCCAACGCGGCTGTCCGTCCCTTTAGCAACATCGCCCCAAATGCGATCATCGATGAGGCGCTCGCGACCTCATTTGCCCAGCATGTCATCTATGGATACCGTTTCCTCGCTCGCCGCTGGATTCCCGGGTCGCATATCTACCTGTTTGGGTTCTCGCGTGGGGCCTACACGGCACGATTCCTCAACGAGATGCTTGACTTTATTGGATTAATTTCAGCCGATAACGAGGAGATCATGCCACTTGTCTGGGAAGCGTTTACATCGTACAAGTTTGCCAACAGTGGCAAGGAATCTGAACAGGCCGAGTACTTTCTCCGCATGTGCCGCGACACGATGTGCCGATCCGTGGGCCGCGTGCATTTCCTGGGCCTTTTTGATACGGTCAACAGCGTGGCCAAGTTCAACATCTACGATGATCATAGAGACATGCGAATCCAGCCGAAACCGCGAATCATGCGACATGCAGTCAGCATTGATGAACGTCGAATCAAGTTCCAACCAGTGCTGTTCGAGAAGCTACGGGCGCATGGGAGGATCGGCCGGGTGAGTACATGGGCTGAGCGGGCGGACGTTGAGTTCTGGGGTAGCGACTTGACGGCGTCCCCAGAGACGGAGTTCGAGGAGGTCTACTTTTCTGGCGACCATAGCgacgttggtggtggatggccGCGTGAGTTGGGCCGAGACTATGTAGCCAGCCAGATCCCCCTGATGTGGATGGTCGAGGAATCCATCGAGGCCGGACTTACCTACGAGCCTGAACAGTTGCATAAGCTTGGCTGCTTTGACTTCAGAAGGCAGGAGCACAGCAACCCAGAAGTGATACACCAGGCTGAGCGAGCTATCCTGCATGATTCCCTCATGTATGACTCGGGCAAGACTCTGGAGACGTTATTTTGGCGAGTTCTCGAGTGTCTGCCCATAAAGCGCCCCAAAGTGGCCCCAGATGGAAGAGTGCAGTCGACGCGATGGCATGTCGGGGGGTTGCGACGGCCGCTGCCACAAGGGGCCAAGCTGCACTACAGTGTGATTGAGCGGCTCAAGCGGGACCCGGACTATCGGCCCTACAATCTCGGGGTGGGAAATATGGCGGAGGTGGACGAGGTCATCGAGGGATGGAGGCATATCGTGCACGACAAGGATAGCGGCCATGATAAGGAGATCGAGGAGGCGGAAGAGGTACCCGGGGACGAACGGACTCGGCGGCGCAGGACGTTGTGCGAGTATTATGTTTGGAAGAGGGAGGCTGTGGATGGGAGGCCGCGAACTAGGCGGTCGGACTTGTGCTGCTGA
- a CDS encoding uncharacterized protein (COG:G;~EggNog:ENOG410PV9J;~InterPro:IPR020846,IPR011701,IPR036259;~PFAM:PF07690;~SMCOG1005:Drug resistance transporter, EmrB/QacA;~TransMembrane:11 (o84-102i114-133o139-160i172-194o200-222i271-288o308-330i351-370o382-404i451-471o491-510i);~antiSMASH:Cluster_2.7;~go_function: GO:0022857 - transmembrane transporter activity [Evidence IEA];~go_process: GO:0055085 - transmembrane transport [Evidence IEA]) — protein sequence MEDEKASFGHIDHAAEEHGLPDPSNEKETMTPAPNDPQNWSTAAKLTTYLTICFYTFLANVNSSNFTVATKAIIAEFHVSQTQAGELVCFNVFLFGVGNIFWVPLMRVIGKRPVYLISMLFLSMMNVWSSRATSYGELLASRILSGFAAAAADATVPAVVSDMVAPHERGHYLMIFHLALTGGLFLGPLINAYLVQDENWRWMCYFLAIAVGAVFVVAIFTVRETTYLRRHATSQKTKYWDWLSITRGYNPDASFLQTVWDILRNAMYPQLLWSSFTIGISVGWNIVVQLTASRTFTAPPYNWPAGSIGLLSLSGFIGALLAFYLGGRLIDILSTYYTRRRGGQRLPEYRLPAIIIPGTIGPAGILIFGLCVANQTHWAGAAVGYAMQAFGVAAISNVAVTYSLDCYKPVSLPPCMVALDSAWLAGEHEHDHKHKHANDFGVSLLQITGEALVIIFVIRNTIGMLLSLYAADWIAKQGAAKVFGEMTAIQGASILLAVPLFLWGAGLREVTGRYGPMKRFVGVS from the exons atggaaGACGAAAAAGCCAGCTTTGGCCATATCGACCACGCCGCGGAGGAACATGGCCTCCCGGACCCCTCcaatgaaaaagaaaccatgaCTCCCGCCCCTAATGATCCCCAG AACTGGTCCACCGCTGCCAAACTCACCACTTACCTGACCATCTGCTTCTACACCTTCCTCGCCAAtgtcaacagcagcaacttcACCGTCGCCACCAAGGCCATCATCGCCGAATTCCACGTCTCCCAGACCCAAGCCGGCGAGCTCGTCTGCTTCAATGTCTTCCTTTTCGGCGTCGGCAACATTTTCTGGGTCCCACTGATGCGTGTCATCGGCAAACGTCCCGTCTATCTCATCTCCATGCTCTTCCTGTCCATGATGAATGTCTGGTCATCTCGCGCCACCAGTTACGGCGAGCTGCTCGCCTCACGCATCCTCTCCGGTttcgccgcagccgcagccgatGCCACCGTCCCAGCCGTGGTCAGCGACATGGTCGCTCCCCACGAACGCGGCCACTACCTGATGATCTTTCATCTCGCTCTGACCGGTGGGCTTTTCCTCGGTCCTCTCATTAACGCATACCTGGTACAGGATGAGAATTGGCGTTGGATGTGTTACTTCCTTGCTATAGCAGTTGGAGCAGTCTTCGTGGTCGCCATTTTCACGGTTCGCGAAACAACCTATCTCAGGCGACATGCCACTTCCCAGAAGACGAAATACTGGGATTGGCTTTCCATCACACGGGGATACAACCCGGATGCATCGTTCCTCCAAACTGTCTGGGACATTCTCCGTAACGCGATGTACCCTCAACTCCTATGGTCGTCCTTCACCATTGGAATTTCAGTAGGATG GAACATCGTCGTCCAACTCACCGCATCCCGCACCTTCACAGCCCCGCCCTACAACTGGCCCGCAGGCAGTATCggcctcctctccctctccggcTTCATCGGCGCCCTTCTAGCCTTCTACCTCGGTGGACGTCTCATCGACATCCTCTCCACGTATTATACCCGACGACGCGGGGGCCAACGACTCCCGGAGTACCGACTccctgccatcatcatccccggcaCGATCGGACCCGCGGggatcctcatcttcggacTGTGCGTGGCGAATCAGACACACTGGGCTGGGGCGGCGGTAGGATACGCCATGCAGGCATTTGGAGTGGCAGCTATTTCTAATGTGGCGGTCACGTATTCGTTGGATTGTTATAAGCCGGTGAGTTTACCCCCTTGCATGGTGGCGTTGGATAGTGCGTGGTTGGCGGGAGAACATGAACATGACCATAAACATAAACATGCTAACGATTTTGGCGTTTCTCTGCTTCAGATCACGGGTGAAGCTCTGGTGATTATTTTTGTGATTCGGAATACGATCGGAATGTTGTTGTCGCTGTATGCGGCGGACTGGATCGCAAAACAGGGCGCCGCGAAAGTGTTTGGAGAGATGACAGCCATTCAGGGGGCGAGTATATTGCTGGCGGTGCCGTTGTTTCTTTGGGGCGCTGGCCTACGCGAGGTGACGGGGCGGTATGGGCCCATGAAACGGTTTGTGGGAGTGTCTTAG
- a CDS encoding uncharacterized protein (COG:S;~EggNog:ENOG410PNU0;~TransMembrane:7 (o30-51i63-84o104-131i143-172o184-208i220-247o259-279i);~antiSMASH:Cluster_2.7), with the protein MANSTIIPAMEPPPGQVSNFIDPPYCGAKFVVVNCVFLPMALIALIVRTWTRVVVVRSVSWDDYLMIFAAIFSTVMTGVTLKMLDFGLGKHMWDVPLDRLTPWFLKFNVVAAIIYCAGTGFTKVSVCVFYLRIFPSHGFRLAVWSIVFIAVGYNVASVLANVFSCTPIAAAWDLTLPANCMNRPVFYFANAGLGIFTDFATVLVPIPWLRRLQMPSRQKVAVGSMLAMGCSVGIVSCIRLASLYVLMNSTDLTWATTNALLWCTIELNLGITFGCMTAMRPFVRRYFPKLLGLSSYAYGQSGSRKYGHPLNSIPRDQPDFNNNSRQYSTRLQGGADNASEEHILPAKACEGEDGILRTVEFNVVDTRHAGA; encoded by the exons ATGGCGAATAGCACCATCATCCCGGCCATGGAGCCGCCTCCTGGCCAGGTTTCCAACTTTATCGATCCGCCCTACTGCGGCGCCAAGTTCGTTGTGGTGAATTGTGTGTTTCTTCCCATGGCGCTGATAGCGCTGATAGTGCGCACCTGGACGcgtgtggttgttgtgcgCAGTGTATCCTGGGATGACT ACTTGATGATCTTCGCAGCG ATCTTCTCGACGGTTATGACCGGAGTCACTCTGAAGA TGCTCGATTTTGGCTTGGGCAAGCATATGTGGGACGTGCCCTTGGATCGTCTGACCCCTTGGTTTCTTAAG TTCAACGTCGTCGCGGCCATCATCTACTGCGCCGGGACAGGGTTCACTAAAGTCTCCGTCTGCGTCTTCTACCTGCGCATCTTCCCCAGTCATGGCTTCAGATTAGCCGTGTGGTCGATCGTTTTCATCGCGGTGGGCTACAATGTGGCCAGTGTGCTGGCCAATGTGTTTAGCTGTACGCCGATCGCGGCAGCGTGGGACTTGACCTTGCCGGCGAACTGCATGAACAGGCCGGTGTTTTATTTTGCCAATGCGGGACTGGGCATTTTCACGGATTTTGCGACGGTGTTGGTGCCGAT TCCGTGGTTGCGGCGATTGCAGATGCCGTCGCGACAAAAGGTCGCTGTCGGGTCTATGCTGGCGATGGGCTGCTC GGTCGGCATCGTGAGTTGCATCCGACTGGCAAGTCTATACGTTCTAATGAATAGCACCGACCTAACTT GGGCCACAACCAACGCCCTTTTATGGTGCACAATTGAATTAAACTTGGGTATCACCTTTGGCTGCATGACAGCCATGCGCCCGTTTGTGAGACGATACTTCCCCAAGCTGCTGGGCCTGTCGTCCTACGCATACGGCCAATCAGGATCACGCAAGTATGGCCATCCATTAAATTCAATTCCGCGCGACCAGCCCGACTTCAATAACAACAGTCGGCAATACTCGACGCGATTGCAAGGGGGCGCCGACAATGCCAGCGAGGAGCACATCCTGCCGGCCAAAGCGTGTGAAGGGGAAGACGGGATCCTCCGCACAGTGGAGTTCAACGTGGTCGACACCAGACATGCTGGAGCATAA